The Paenibacillus pabuli DNA segment TCAGTATTGCCGCCATGCTCTCCCTTACCACGGATCAGGAGTCGAAGATGGCGGATACCCTACATGTCTACGATCTGATGAAACAGATCAAGTTTCGCACTTCCGATTTCCTGGCCGCTGCTGCCTATCAGATTGCTGCCCAGGCAACGCCTGACCAGTTTCAGTACACGGTGGAGCGTGCCAAGGCTTTTTACGATCAGATGAAAGCAAAACACCGCTTCCTGACCGGGCAGGATGACTATATTTTTGCAGCCATGCTGGCTCTCTCCGATCTGGATGTGGAATCCGGTGTGGCCCGCTTGGAGCAGCTCTACCGTGAACTGAAGCCAGAATTCTCCCCTGGCAACAGTGTGCAGGCATTAACCCAGGTACTGGTCCTTGGAGACGACAATCCTGAATCAAGCGCGCGTGTATTGGCGTTACAGGAGGCGTTCCGTAAACGCAGCATCCGCTTGGATAAAACGTATACCCTATCCTCCCTCGGAGTGCTCTCTCTGCTGCCTGTAAACCAAGACACACTGGTGGATCAGGTCCAAGAAACGGTTGACTGGCTGCGCGAGCAAAAGGGCTTCGGGGCATGGTCGATCACCAAACAAGAACTGCTTCTATTCTCATCGGCCCTCGTGGCTGTTCAGCATGTTGAGAATCTGCGAAGCGGCGTGCTGACCACGACACTCTCTACCAGCATCACCAACATTATCATCGCACAGCAGGCCGCCATGGCCTCCGCTGCCGCGGCATCGGCTGCTGCTGCCGCTTCATCTTCTTCAAGCTGACGTTTCCCATGGAATTTTTCATGAGAGTAAAGACCCCTCTGAATGATTCAGAGGGGTCTTTAGGTTATTCAAAATGAGTATAGAACAATTAATCAACTTTCAAAACTAGAGGATTCCCGCTTCGCGGAACTCTTCCACAAAACTGTCCAGCCAATCGTCACCATAATCCAGTGCACCCATATCACTTTCAATAAAAGCAACATCCAGACCCATGACCCAGAATCGGCGAGCGACAATGAATAGGTCCACGGCCTGTTCGTCCGCTGGAGAGAAGCTTCGTATCGAACGATAACCTGCCATGAGTGCATTCCATAATGCTGCTTTTTGCTCACCGGATTGTCTCTTTCTAGCCTTTACCTGAGCCAGGTCGTAAGCACGCCAGCCTTTGGCTGTCCACTCCAGGTCATAATGCGTAAACAAGTTTCCCTGCTGAAAGGCATTATTGTTGCCATGCATATCGCCATGACACAGCCCCCATTCCAGACTCTGGCTGGATGCCGTAATGCGCTTCTTCAGCTCCTGAGTAAACGCATACAAAAATGGTGCCGATTCATGCGACTCTCCGATATACGCTATAATGCGGGCGAGCGGCTGATCAATCAGAAATGGTGTATCCAGCTCATATCTCGGCTGCTCCAGTACCACCTGATCCATAGCTCCGTGCAGCTCAGCCGCAGATTGACCAAAAGCAAAACAGGACTCTTCATCCTCCAGGTTGTTCTCGTTCCCCTCAATATAGCGGAAGATCACGGCTACCCGTTTGCCTTCCGGCGCACCCAGCACGGTGTAATCCCTGTTATCCTTCCTCTTAATGTAATCTCCAACATCTGCATGCACCGAAGAATTCAGTATCGCTTTTAATTGAGATAGCACAGACAACTCCGTGATTACTTCTTCCTCTCCGATCTCTGCTCGGTAAACCCGAAGGATATACAAGCCAGTGGACGTTTTTACCCTGTATGTATCATTCAATCCTCGCAGCCAAAACAAACATTCTTCCCATTGACCCAGTTCATATTGATCTCTTAGAGCAAACTCCAAATATTTTGGGCTTAAAATAGACCGCAAAGCCACTGGTTGGTTAAAATTAATCATAATGTGCTCCTTCAGTTTAATTATTTCTGTTATCCCTATCATTCAATATATAGGTTACAGGTACGTTTTGGAAGTGAGGTTCTACTGTGAATCATCAATGGTTTGCAACTATGAACTCAGATTGGTTCTATAATCAGGCAGTTGCCTGTCCTGCGTTGTACGATTCAACAGGCTCGCTATACACTCTCGATCAAAAAAAGCCAGATATACAGCTAATACATCATCCTCGTTTTCGCCAACAGCCAGTTCGAATAGGAGATTGACACCGTCCTTATAAAATATCCGCCAGGCCTGAAGAGATGACGTTTCTGGAATTTCATATGCTCCATCGCTTAATCCCCAATAGGATCGGTAATCCGATAACCCCCACATGTTCTCATCAAAAATAACCCAATAAGGCAGCCTGTCCTCCACCCCCATTTGAATGAATGCCTTGCTTACCAGGAAATTGGTGAGCGATTCATTCTCCAGCGACCAATCCGGATGGTTCCACGCACACAGATACACAGGCGGGTCTTCTTTCGTCAGATCACTGAAACGAATGCCGCAATAGATCACTGATTCTTCGCATTGATAAAATACCAAAAACGCCTTGTCCGTTGTAAAAAACTCCGAATCAGGTACAAAAATATCCTCCAAAGCCATCGGTTCATACTGATTATTGCAATGCTGGGTAATATATTGGGACCGCCCAAACCTCTTATAGTATTCACGCAGAGCGGCTGGAAACGGCTTGCCGAGGCGGCTCTCCTGCTCCTGAATGTCTTCCTCTGTAATGAAATCCTCTGCTTCATCATGACCTTGAAGGAATTCGGTCAAAACTCTAAAATCTGCAATCAAGTCAATCTCCTCCTCTCACCAGAACGTATCTTTCAAGGAACAGACGGGCCTCCGGAAATAGCAATGGAGCGACATGATCTATGGAGAACCATCGAATATCATCGATTTCATCATCCTGAGGTTTCAGGTCGGTTCCGTCTCCGGAGTACTGGACCAGAAACATTGTCGTTTCCTGCCCCAGATAGCCCAATTTCTGCTGCGTTATGGCATCGAAACGAAAGGCAATTCTGTCCTCAAATTGCTTGGTAATTGTATAGTTCGTTGATCCGGTTTCTTCTTCTAATTCCCTGAGCAGTGCCGCCTCCATGCTCTTGTCCTGCGGCTCCATCCCGCCCTTCGGGAAATCCCACGTTCCTTTGATTTTGCCCTGCGCTCCCTTCACCTTATGAACCAATAGCAATTTGCCATCCTTTTGGATGACGGCGCCGACAGCCATTCGAATCATTGATTACACCCCCACGATCTTGAGTCTAGAGTAAGATATATTTGGTTTACATGTATGGTTTACATTATAAAATATTCATGCGCAGAATTCCTTTGTAGCCAAAATAGACCGCTCCCTGGCCAGGGATACGGTCTATGAAGACGATATTTTATGAAGAAAATATTCTATGAGGATACCGATTTGGTTACGCCAATCTTGGTGATGACCGTGTCATACGGAGCCAGTTCCAGCGTTTGTTTTCCAAACTCTGTATCAATCGTTGTTGTTTGAACCTTGTCACTATTGTTGATCACAACCAATATGTTACTTTCCGGATAATAAGCACACTCGGTGTACAAGTTATCCGGGATATACTTCGTTTCTTCGTACACTTGGCCTGCATAGCGAATCAGATTCAGCAGCAATCTGGTATTCTCCCAGTTGAATTCGAAGGCGGGAAGATAGATTCCTTTTCCTTTGCCGAAGGCATGCGCAGTCAACGTAATGTAACCATCCGTTTCGTGCAGCACCTCAGCTGTACCATCGGTAAGATAAATGCCTTTCTTCGGCATTATGCTGGCCTTACCCGGTACCAACCCCTGTTCATCCTGAGCCTCAAACGACCATTTTCCGTGAACGACTCTGGCCCCTGTATCTTCATCCACGCCAAGAACATGTGCCATTCGGAAAAAGCTGTCGTACCCCTCGATCGCCGAAGGCTGATTGATGCCTATAAATGCCCCACCTTGATACACCCACTCCGTCAGTAGGTCCACACACGTATGGTCGTTCCAGTGCTCCCCACCGCTCCATGCGGAACCGGCAGAGCCGGCATTGATCACGACATCGCAGTCTTTAAGAACGCCCTGACGGATGTCTTCAAAATTGATGAACCGCACTTCAACCGGTAATCCGGATAAGGCTTCATTGACATGAATCAAGTCATGCATATACGTTTCATGGAAATGCCCGGATAACGTCCACGATCTCAGTTTGCCCCAGCTATGCAGCACGGCTACCTTGGTCTTGATCTGATAAGGCTTGCCAGCCTGATGCAGTTCCTTCATTTCCCTGAATTCATTCGCAATCTTCTCGATGTATTCTACAAAATCCGGATAAGGTTCAACCAGGTGCAGATACCCGCCCAGTCCAATCCGGTCGATCGGCTCTCTGAGCAGGGCTCGCCGGATATTAATCCAATACTTCTTGGCATCCAGCGTAGGGTCGCCGCCCTCCTTGAAGGTAGGAAGCCCGCCTAAACCCACCGGGAACAAGTAAGGATGCAGCCTGATTTCATGCGTATCCACGTCGATACCCGAGCACATTCTTGCCTCATACCCGGAGAATACACATTTGATCATGCCGTCGAATCCAAACTCCTGAAAGCGGTCATTATAAGGCTCCATGCCAACCCAACTGTCATCGTAGAAGACATAAGCCAGCTTGTCATGTTGGTGTACAATATCAATCAGCTTTTTGCCGAATTCAATCACAAAATCATGAATGAATGCCATCCAGTCCAGCTTGCGCTGATCCGCAGGGATATGACTGACCCGGTATTTCCCGCCATTTACGAAATCCTCGGCCGTGAGGGAATAGCCAGCCTTTTTGGCAAACAGATCAAGCGCTCTTGCGCTTACCGTAAAATCGTATGAACCCCAGTCCGAGAACAAATGGCGGTTCCGCTCACTGCTGCCCCAGATCCAGGCGAAATTATAGAACAGGGACGTAAACCGAACCACGGTCGTTTCCTTGTGCTCCTGGCACCAATGTTCCATCCAATTCAGCAAGTATGCTTGGGTTTCCGGATAGATGGGATCGATCTGCATCAGATGCTCTTTATCCCAGTCATTCGTCGTGTGATTGTACATCGAAATCTCTTCCCATATCCGGTAAACCATGAAGCTGACGGTGTATTTATGCCACGGAACGATGCCGGTAATAACCACATTGCCGGATTCACGTTCATAATTCCACTGTTCTCTCGGCACTTCTTGTCCCGTCGTCCGGTCATAGACCTGCCAATACTTGAACGCCTCCCGGGAATCGTTCACTCTGAATTGTTCAGCGAAAAAATCCTCCATCAGGTAGATGGACAGGTAATCCTGCACGGCCACCTTGGGGTTGGTGATGAGAAAACATTGCTGCAGCTTATCCGTATTGCGGGATGCCCACTCATTATGATCCCGGATGATACAGATCGTCGAATATATACCGTATCCTGCGTTGATAATCTCATCCGACAATTTCGTTCCGTCACTATCACGAATGACATCGGCACCCCAACGTTCAGCGAGTTCCAGTGTCAGAGCCTCATAACCCGATTCTCCGGGCAAGGTAAAGGCCCCCGTTGATTTTTTGGACAAATTGGATCTCCTCCTATCTCAACATGTCGGACAGAAAGGCGAGTGCCAGGCCCTGACCCCAGCCCTGAATCCAGTCTTTTGGAATATTGCGATACCCTTCCCGGTCCTTCATGACAGCCGTACCGCCGGATACACCCAGCACCCGTCCATCTTCGGTGATGTTTTTCAGAACGCCATCTAATGCCTTCTGCACATACTTGGTATGCAGCGGATTGCCGTTATTGATCATGGCTGCCGCAATACCGCAAGATGCCGATACTTCTTCATAGGACTCTTCGTCATCAAGCACCGTTCTCCACAAGCCGTTGTCCGTCTGAACCAGCTTCAATGCTGCCAGCTGATCCCGAAGCGAACACTCGACGTCCATACATTGCGGATACAAATACCAGTCCTTCAATTGCGGCTTCACCTGCGACATCGTGTAAGCACCCCAGGCATTCGCTCTGCCCCAGTAAAATCCGGACATATGGTCCTTATTAACGTTGTTATAGCCGTGATACCAGAAGCTCGTGCTTGGGTCCTGAAGGTATTTAATATGCCAGTAATACTGATT contains these protein-coding regions:
- the gnpA gene encoding 1,3-beta-galactosyl-N-acetylhexosamine phosphorylase, which translates into the protein MSKKSTGAFTLPGESGYEALTLELAERWGADVIRDSDGTKLSDEIINAGYGIYSTICIIRDHNEWASRNTDKLQQCFLITNPKVAVQDYLSIYLMEDFFAEQFRVNDSREAFKYWQVYDRTTGQEVPREQWNYERESGNVVITGIVPWHKYTVSFMVYRIWEEISMYNHTTNDWDKEHLMQIDPIYPETQAYLLNWMEHWCQEHKETTVVRFTSLFYNFAWIWGSSERNRHLFSDWGSYDFTVSARALDLFAKKAGYSLTAEDFVNGGKYRVSHIPADQRKLDWMAFIHDFVIEFGKKLIDIVHQHDKLAYVFYDDSWVGMEPYNDRFQEFGFDGMIKCVFSGYEARMCSGIDVDTHEIRLHPYLFPVGLGGLPTFKEGGDPTLDAKKYWINIRRALLREPIDRIGLGGYLHLVEPYPDFVEYIEKIANEFREMKELHQAGKPYQIKTKVAVLHSWGKLRSWTLSGHFHETYMHDLIHVNEALSGLPVEVRFINFEDIRQGVLKDCDVVINAGSAGSAWSGGEHWNDHTCVDLLTEWVYQGGAFIGINQPSAIEGYDSFFRMAHVLGVDEDTGARVVHGKWSFEAQDEQGLVPGKASIMPKKGIYLTDGTAEVLHETDGYITLTAHAFGKGKGIYLPAFEFNWENTRLLLNLIRYAGQVYEETKYIPDNLYTECAYYPESNILVVINNSDKVQTTTIDTEFGKQTLELAPYDTVITKIGVTKSVSS
- a CDS encoding DUF4003 family protein — translated: MEQQHAARVELFVSNVQLIKKSFKWQNPMMHRLAALLYAAENKTADGEAIRQSHDLMKQNTNLFSVFRGNSAISIAAMLSLTTDQESKMADTLHVYDLMKQIKFRTSDFLAAAAYQIAAQATPDQFQYTVERAKAFYDQMKAKHRFLTGQDDYIFAAMLALSDLDVESGVARLEQLYRELKPEFSPGNSVQALTQVLVLGDDNPESSARVLALQEAFRKRSIRLDKTYTLSSLGVLSLLPVNQDTLVDQVQETVDWLREQKGFGAWSITKQELLLFSSALVAVQHVENLRSGVLTTTLSTSITNIIIAQQAAMASAAAASAAAAASSSSS
- a CDS encoding SMI1/KNR4 family protein — its product is MIADFRVLTEFLQGHDEAEDFITEEDIQEQESRLGKPFPAALREYYKRFGRSQYITQHCNNQYEPMALEDIFVPDSEFFTTDKAFLVFYQCEESVIYCGIRFSDLTKEDPPVYLCAWNHPDWSLENESLTNFLVSKAFIQMGVEDRLPYWVIFDENMWGLSDYRSYWGLSDGAYEIPETSSLQAWRIFYKDGVNLLFELAVGENEDDVLAVYLAFFDRECIASLLNRTTQDRQLPDYRTNLSS
- a CDS encoding glycoside hydrolase family 88/105 protein produces the protein MLQVKYDREEILKVIDNVTEKTLSMDLTWDWPCGVAYYGVSRAYQTTGNKEVLDRLVQWADEYIELGLPSWTVNTCAMGHMLITLYEETGDQKYWDIALSKVDYLQNHALRFGDNVLQHTVSVANDFPEQAWADTLFMAAFFLLRVGSKLKDEAMIQDALNQYYWHIKYLQDPSTSFWYHGYNNVNKDHMSGFYWGRANAWGAYTMSQVKPQLKDWYLYPQCMDVECSLRDQLAALKLVQTDNGLWRTVLDDEESYEEVSASCGIAAAMINNGNPLHTKYVQKALDGVLKNITEDGRVLGVSGGTAVMKDREGYRNIPKDWIQGWGQGLALAFLSDMLR
- a CDS encoding NUDIX hydrolase gives rise to the protein MIRMAVGAVIQKDGKLLLVHKVKGAQGKIKGTWDFPKGGMEPQDKSMEAALLRELEEETGSTNYTITKQFEDRIAFRFDAITQQKLGYLGQETTMFLVQYSGDGTDLKPQDDEIDDIRWFSIDHVAPLLFPEARLFLERYVLVRGGD
- a CDS encoding phosphotransferase; translation: MINFNQPVALRSILSPKYLEFALRDQYELGQWEECLFWLRGLNDTYRVKTSTGLYILRVYRAEIGEEEVITELSVLSQLKAILNSSVHADVGDYIKRKDNRDYTVLGAPEGKRVAVIFRYIEGNENNLEDEESCFAFGQSAAELHGAMDQVVLEQPRYELDTPFLIDQPLARIIAYIGESHESAPFLYAFTQELKKRITASSQSLEWGLCHGDMHGNNNAFQQGNLFTHYDLEWTAKGWRAYDLAQVKARKRQSGEQKAALWNALMAGYRSIRSFSPADEQAVDLFIVARRFWVMGLDVAFIESDMGALDYGDDWLDSFVEEFREAGIL